The sequence below is a genomic window from Corallococcus silvisoli.
TATGTTTCGGGAGGGGCAGCGCTCTTCATCATCGCCATCCTCGTGCTCTCCGGATGGCTGCTCTCCCGCGGGCGAGTCGAGGGTTCCCGAACCTTCTATGGTCACTACACCGTCAAGGACACAGGAACCCTGAGGCTGTTTCAACACGGCAGCACCGTTCATGGCGTGGAGGACCTTCGCCCAGGTGAACGCGGAGAGCCGCTCTCGTACTACCACCGGGGCTCCGCCGTGGGTCGCGTGCTCGCCGCCGGGGGCGTTGGACGCAGTCAGGTCGCCGTGGTGGGGCTTGGCATTGGGAGCCTCGCGGCCTACGGCCGGCGCGGCGAATCCTGGGACTTCTACGAACTCGACCCCGAAGTCGAACGACTCGCCCGCCAGCACTTCAGCTTGCTCAACACCAGTCAGGCACACATCCGCGTGCTCACAGGCGATGCGCGCTTGCGAATCCAGGAAGCCGAAGCGCATCGCTACGACATCATCGTCCTGGATGCCTTCTCCAGCGACTTCGTTCCAACGCATCTGCTGACCCGTGAAGCCCTGGACCTCTATCTCCAGAAGCTGAAGCCGGGTGGACTCCTGCTCTTCCACGTCTCGAGCCGGCTGTTCAACCTCATCCCTGTCCTCACCCGCCTGAGCGCCGAGCTGAGAATCCAGGGGCTCGTCAGTCAAAACGAGACCCTTACCGCCGACGAGCTCGCGACCGGTCGTTCTCCCAGTGTCTGGTTCGCGATGAGCCCTGACAGCACGACCATCGGCATCCTCGAACAAGAGCTTCAATTCCAGGCGGTCAAGGCGTCTCCCGCCATGATGGGTCGGCGGGCCTGGACCGACAACTACGTCAACCTCCTGCACGCACTCGCCCGATAACGTCGAAGGGCAGCCAGACCGACCTCGACAGGTCTCATGGCGGCGGGACCAGGGCCTCAGGGCACGCGGATGCCGTGGCGCAGGAGCGGCGCCCGCACCTGCGTCTCCGCCGTCTCGCGGCTCACCGCGATGTAGTCCTGGGACTCCATCCAGCCCAGGTCCGTCACGTGCTCCAGCAGGAACCCCTCGCGGGTGACGCCGTCCTTCGTGGTGCTGCGAAGCCGCTCCCAGAGCGGCGCCTGGGCGTCCAGCGCCTCGCGCGCCACGCGCCCCAGCCGCTCCTTCTCCGCGGCCCCCAGCTCCGGGGCAATCCACTCCAGGTACAGGAACCCGAGCCGGCCATGCAGGGCCTCTTCCTGGACGAGCGTCGTGAGTACGGCGCGCGTCAGCGGATGCGACGTCGCGCGCAGGCAGCCCGACAAGAGCGCGAAGGAGAGCGTCTCCCCCACGCAGCACACCCGCACGAGGAGCTCGCTGGCGCGCTGGAGGAAGGTGAGCGAAGGGTCGAACGCCACGGCGAAGCTCGCCGGGTCATAGGCAAGTCGGGCGCCGCCCCCCAGGGCCATGGCCATCCGCGCGCACAGCTCCACGTGGTGGACCTCCTCCGCGGGGAAGCGCGCCGCCAGGCTCCAGAGGTCCAGCGGGACACGCGCCTCGCCCATCACCTGCACCAGCTGCCCCATCACCGTGGCGCTCCCGAACTCGTTGAGCGCGCGCAGCGTCCACGAGTGCCGGGCCCGCTCCACCAGCAGCGGCGGATAGCGGGACGGCTCCAGCGACGCCCAGGGATAGCGCTCGGCGACGTTCCCCGAGGCCCGCTCGTGCAGCGTCAGCGCGGGGCCGTCCGTCAGGTCGATTTCAAAGAGTTCGGGAGCCATGGCTCGCGGCCTCTAGGGAACCAGGATGGAGCCGGCGTCCGTCCCGCCGTCGACACCCGCATCGGGCTGGCCGGTCCCCTCGCAGCCGTCCTGAAAGCCGTCGTCGTAGTTGCAGGGGGCCGGATTCGTGGTCATCAGGGAACCGCACCCGGCGGCCGCGAGGGTCATGCCCACGGCGGAGGCCGTGAGCAGCGCCCGGCCGGCGCGGCGGCGCCCCGCCATGGCGGGTTCGGACGGGATGGGAGGAGACGCAGGGTCCGGCTTCCGGGGGAAATCGCTCATGGTGCTCTCGCGGTTCGCCGGCCCGACTGCCCGCCGCGAACCCTATCCCGGATGGCCTGGAGCCACCAGCTGAGCCGCTCCCGCCGTGCGGCCTCCCCGCACCCAAAATGTCAGACACGGATGTTAGGTTTCTCCTCATCCGACGGCCTCGCGATGACAGACATTCGCGGCCGCGGGTGCAACACCTTCTCAACAACCAAGGAGCAAACCTTGAAGCGTCTGGCATGGAAGGCCTTCGCCGCTGCATGGCTGACATGGGCCCTGGCGGGATGTGGCGAGGAGCTGGAGTCGTCCGCGGACCTGGCTGTCGAAGCGCCGGTGGAAGGGGCCGCCGAAGCGGCCCCCGTGACGGAGAAGGGCCCGCCTCCAGAGGAGCGGCTCCAGGCCCTGGCCGCCGGCTGCACGGGGCTGATCCCGCTCACCAGCAACGTGGCGGTGACCAACATCAGCGCGAACACCGGCGAGTGGTCCTGCACGTACACCCTGAGCGTCAACTCCGCGGCCAGCACGCTCAGCTTCGTCACCACCTCCGGCTCGGGGGACGCGGACCTCTATGTGCGGTACGGCGCGGAGCCGACGACGGGGACGTATGACTGCAAGTCCGACAAGAGCAGCAACGCGGAGAGCTGCGCCATCACCAACGCGCAGGTGGGCACGTACTACGTGAAGCTCTACGGCTACGCGGCCTTCACCGGCCTGAGCCTGACGGCGACCTATACGCCGAGCGGCAGCTCCGGCTGCACCAGCACGACGACGCTGACCAACGGCGTCCCGGCCTCCGGCCTGGGCACGGCGGCGGCGAGCTGGTCCTGCATCTACCTGCTCTATGTCCCCACGGGGGCGACCCGCGTGGACTTCGTCACCAGCGGGGGCACGGGCGACGGCGACCTGTACGTGCGCCGGGGCTCCTCCCCCAACGAGACGACGTATGACTGCAAGTCCTCCGGCTCCACCAACTCGGAGACGTGCACGCTCAACGTGACGGAGTCCGGCGTCTACTACGCGCGGATGTATGGCTATGGCGCGTTCTCCGGCGCGAGCCTCACGGGCACGTACACCCTGTCCGGCGGCTACCCGGGCTGCACCACGACCAGCCCGCTCACCAACAACTCCCCCACGTCCGGCGTGAGCGCGCCGCCTGGCACCTTCTCCTGTGACTACACGCTCAACGTGCCGGCGGGGGCCACCCGCCTCACCGTCGACACCTACGGCGGCTCCGGAGGCACCGCGCACCTCTACGTGAAGCGCGGCAGCGCGCCCACGATGACGTCCTATGACTGCGCCGGCACGCTGGGTGGCACCCACAACAGCCAGTCGTGCACCCTCAACGCGCCCGCGGCGGGCACCTGGCACGTGAAGCTCTACAACGCGGCCCCCTCCCTGACGCTCTCCGGAGCGTTCCTGCGCGCGACCTATGTGAGCAGTGGGGGTGGCACCGGCGTGCTGGTGAACAACCAGACGGTGTCCGGCCTGTCGGGCCTGAAGGACTCCTACCGCTACTGGACCCTCACCGTCCCGGCCGGGCAGACCGCCCTGGACGTGACGACCCTGGGCGGCACCGGCGACGCGGACCTCTACATCCGCCGGGACGCCGCGCCGGAGGACTTTGTCTACGACTGCCGCTCCATGGCCGCTGGGAACACGGAGTCGTGCCACCTGGGGTACCCGGCGGCCGGCGTCTACCACGTGATGCTCAAGGGCTACACGGACTACAGCGGCGTGCAGTTGAAGGCCTCGTACGCGCCGTGATGTGTGAAGCAGTGCCCGGCCCCGGGGTGATTTCTTCCCTCGGGGCCGGGGTTGGGGGAACACTCCGGCCCCATGAGTGCTCGGCGGTTCGACGTGGTGGTCCTCGGCTCGGGTCCGGGGGGTGAAGGGGCTTCGATGAAGGCGGTGAAGTCCGGCCGCCGGGTGTGCTCCGTGGAACAGAGCCCCCTCGTGGGCGGCGCCTGCACGCACACCGCCACCATCCCCTCCAAGGCGCTGCGCCACGCCATCCAGCGGCTGATGGACGTGCAGCAGGACCACCCGGAGCTGAGGGCGGACCTGGCCCGCCACACCACGCTCAAGGACATGATGCGGGCCGCGACCACGGTGGTGTCTAAGCAGGTGCAGCTGCGCAGCACCTTCTACGAGCGCAACCGCGTGGAGCTGGTGGTGGGCCGGGCGCGCTTCCGGGACGCGCACACCGTGGAGGTCACGGAGCCGCGCGGCTCCGTGGAGCTGCTCTCCGCGGACGCGTTCGTGGTGGCCACCGGCTCACGGCCCTACCACCCGGCGAGCGTGGACTTCCGCCACCCGCGCATCTTCGACTCGGACACCATCCTGCGGCTGCGCGAGTCCCCGCTGTCGATGATCATCTACGGCGCGGGCGTCATCGGCTGTGAGTACGCCTCCATGTTCCGGATGCTCGGCGTGAAGGTGGACCTGGTGAACACGCGGGACCGGCTGCTGTCCTTCCTGGACGACGAAATCTCCGACGCGCTCTCCTACCACCTGCGCGAGCAGGGCGTGCTCATCCGCCACCAGGAGGAGATGACCCAGGTGGAGGCGCACGACGACAGCGTGGTGCTCCACCTGAAGAGCGGCAAGCGGCTGAAGGCGGACGTCTTCCTCTGGGCCAACGGCCGCTCCGGCAACAGCCAGGACCTGGGCCTGGAGGCGCTGGGCATCGCGGTGGACTCGCGCGGGTGCATCCAGGTCAACGACGGCTACCAGACGTCCGTCCCGCACATCTACGCGGTGGGGGACGTGGTGGGCGCGCCCTCCCTGGCCAGCGCCTCCTATGACCAGGGCCGCTTCGCCGCCACGCACATCGTGGAGGGGCGGCTGGAGCACAAGCTGGTCAAGGACATCCCCACGGGCATCTACACCAGCCCGGAGATCAGCAGCCTGGGCCGCACCGAGCGCGAGCTCACCCTGGCGGGCGTCCCCTATGAAGTCGGCCACGCCTTCTTCAAGAGCCTGGCGCGCGCGCAGATCACCGGCCGCACCGTGGGCATGCTGAAGCTGCTCTTCCACCGGGAGACGCGGGAGATCCTCGGCATCCACTGCTTCGGGGACAACGCCTCGGAGATCATCCACATCGGGCAGGCCATCATGGCGCAGGACTGGCCGGGCAACAGCATCGACTACTTCATCAACACCACGTTCAACTACCCCACCATGGCGGAGGCGTACCGCGTGGCGGCGCTCAACGGCCTCAACCGGCTGTTCTGACGGGGCGTGGAGACACGAAGGGCACCGCGGGCCTGCTGGCCCACGGTGCCCCGGGTGTCACTTCAGGCGGCGGCTAGTAGCGGTAGGTGTCCTGCTTGTACGGGCCGCTCTTCTGCACGCCGATGTAGCTGGCCTGCTCCGGGGTGAGCTCCGTGAGCTGCGCGTTGAGCTTCTTCAGCTGGAGCCGGGCGACCTTCTCGTCCAGGTGCTTGGGCAGCACGTACACCTTGCCCACCTGGTACTTGTCGCTGTGCGAGTACAGCTCGATCTGCGCGATGGTCTGGTTCGCGAACGAGCTGGACATCACGTAGCTGGGGTGGCCGGTGCCGCAGCCCAGGTTCACCAGGCGGCCCTTCGCCAGCAGGATGATGCGCTTGTTGTCCGGGAAGATGACGTGGTCGACCTGGGGCTTGATCTCCTCCCACTGGTACTTCTCCAGGGAGGCGACCTCGATCTCATTGTCGAAGTGGCCGATGTTGCAGACGATGGCCTGGTCCTTCATCTTGGCCATGTGCTCGTGGGTGATGACGCTCTTGTTACCCGTGGCGGTGACGAAGATGTCCGCCTTGTCCGCCGCGTAGTCCATGGTCACGACGCGGTAGCCCTCCATCGCGGCCTGGAGCGCGCAGATGGGGTCGATCTCCGTCACCCACACCTGGGCGGACAGCGCGCGCAGGGCCTGCGCGGAGCCCTTGCCCACGTCGCCATAGCCCGCGACGACGGCGATCTTCCCGGCCACCATCACGTCCGTGGCGCGCTTGATGCCGTCCACCAGGGACTCGCGGCAGCCGTACAGGTTGTCGAACTTGCTCTTCGTCACGCTGTCGTTGACGTTGATGGCGCGGAACAGGAGCGTGCCCTTGACGGACATCTCCTGGAGGCGGTGCACGCCCGTGGTGGTCTCCTCGGTGACGCCGAGGATCTTCGCGCTCTTGCGCGAGTACCAGGTCGCGTCCTCGGCGAGCTTCGCCTTGATGGAGGCGTACAGCTCACGCTCCTCCTCGCTCTGGGGGTTGGCGATGACGGACAGGTCCTTCTCCGCGCGCTTGCCCAGGTGCATGAGCAGCGTGGCGTCACCACCGTCGTCGAGGATCATGTTCGGACCCTCGTGGTCGCTGCCGGCGGGGCCGAACTCGAAGATGCGGTGGGTGAAGTCCCAGTACTCCTTCAGGGACTCGCCCTTGTGCGCGAACACCGGCGTGCCGGCCTCCACCAGCGCGGCGGCCGCGTGGTCCTGGGTGGAGAAGATGTTGCAGGACGCCCAGCGCACCTGGGCGCCCAGCGCCTGGAGCGTCTCCACCAGCACCGCGGTCTGGATGGTCATGTGCAACGAACCCGTGACGCGAGCGCCCTTGAGCGGCTGCTGCTTCGCGTACTCGTCGCGGATGGCCATGAGCGCCGGCATCTCGCTCTCCGCGATGCGGATCTCCTTGCGGCCCCAGCTGGCGAGCTTGAGGTCGGCGATGGCGTAGTCGTGATTCTGCTTCTGGGTAACCGCGGTCATGGTGTGGCTCCGGATCCAGGGGGCGCGCCGTGCTGGCGAGGAAGAGGACAGGCCCTTCACAGGCAGGCTCACCCTCGCAGGCAACGCGTACAGGTGAGCGCCGTTGGGTCATTCGGCTTCGAGCCTGGGGCCGGGAGGGCCTCGCAACGCTCCTCGAAGTCGCGGGGGAAACTACGGGAAGGCGTCCCGGATTTCAAAGGGAGAGTGGCCCCCCGGGGGGTGGCCAGAGGTCGCACGCGCAGGTGGCCTGGAGGACACCCAGGCGGGCGTGCCCCACGGGGTGGGAGGACCGGCCCCCTCGGCCGCCTGGGCACGCCCCCGGGCCATCGTGACCATCTGGTCTTCCTTCTTTCCCGGGAGTCACGATGTCCCTCCTGTACCGGTCGCTGTGGGCCCTGGCCGCGCTCGCCCTTTTTCCCTCGTCCTGCGTGAAGCGGGCCCCCGCGCCCGTGGAATCCCTCTCAACTACAAACATCCAGGCCGGACGAAACCCTGTCAGCCCTGACGAATAAACAATCTCCCGCGCGTAAGAGAGACAGTCCGCCCACGCGCGGGGCGGCATTTCCAATGGAGCTGGCATGATGAAGAAGCATGCAACGCTGATGATGTGGGGCCTGGCGGCGCTGGCGGCGGGCTGTGGGGAGGCCCCCCGGGAGGAGGCGCCCCAGGCCGCGGCCTCCGAGCTCCAGGCCGCACCGGCCCAGGGCCTGCCGTCCGTGGAGCAGCTGGCGGCCACGCGGACCGACTCGGCGGTGACGGCGGTGCCGGTGAAGTACGTGGTCGACCCCGGCGCCGCGCCCCAGCTGCGCGCCGCCCCTGGCACGGAGGCCGCGCGGCAGGCGGAGTCCTCCGGCCTCACCACTCCTGGCGGCGCTCGCCGCGAGGCCCGGTAGTCCCACCCGTCATCGCGTCACGACCCGAGGAGGCTCACATGTCGATTCAAAAGTTCGCGGCGGCACTGGCGTTGGCATTGGGACTGGGGACGGCGGGACCGGCCCATGCCTGGATGCAATACTGCAATGGAACCAGCGTCACGATCTACACCACGTATGAGTGGTACTCGCCCTCCTGCGCCTCGGAGGACGGCAGCCTCTGGCAGAAGAAGGGCTGGTGGAGCCTGAACCCAGGCGAATGCAAGATTGTCTATGGCTCCTCCCTGCCGAACCGCTACTCGTATTACTACGCGGAGGGCGGCGGGAAGGTCTGGGCCGGCGCGTACTCCACGTGCACGCCGTCCACCGCCTTCGAGTGGTGCGACAACACCTGCAGCACCGCCTCGCGCTCCCTGGGCTACCGGCAGCTCGATACGGGCTCCTCGTCCAACTACACGCTGACGTTCAACCCCTGACGTCGGGCGCGTGAGGGCGGCCGGGCACTCCGGCCGGTGGACGGCAGGCTCCCTATCGGGGCCTTTCGTCTCCAGGCATGGCCAGCTTCCCCCAGGGAGACACGCCATGCGGGAGACGCCACGCTCCAGGAAGCAGGCCGGCCTCCGGGCCCCCGGGGACCGCTCCGTCTCCTGGCACGCCCTGCCCCCCGAGGCGGTGCTGGCACAGCTGACCAGCACCGCCTCGGGACTGACGGAGGCGGCGGCCCGGGAGCGGCTCGCGCGTCACGGGCCCAACGTGCTGGAGCGCGAGCGCCCCGAGAGCGCGTGGAGGCTCCTGTGGCGGCAGGTGAACAGCCCCCTCATCTGGGTGCTCATCGCCTCCGCGGGGCTGGCCATCCTCCTGGGCAAGGTGACGGACGGGCTGGTGGTGGCCGCCGTGGTGGTGCTCAACACCGTCATCGGCTTCGTGCAGGAGTACCGGGCGGGCCGGGCCATCGCGGCGCTGAACCACATGGTGCCGGAGAGCACCCTGGTGCTGCGCGACGGCCACCCGGTGACCCGGCCCGCGGCGGAGCTGGTCCCCGGGGACGTCGTGCAGCTCGCGTCCGGGGACCGCGTCCCCGCGGACCTGCGCCTGCTGCACTCCCGCAACCTCCAGGTGGAGGAGGCCGCGCTCACCGGCGAGTCCGTCCCCTCCAGCAAGCACGTCGCGGCCGTCGCCGGGGACGCGGAGCTGGGGGACCGGGCGAGCCTGGCCTTCGGGGGCACGCTGGTGACCTCCGGCACGACGACCGCGGTGGTGGTGGCCACGGGGCGCGACACCGAGCTGGGCCGCATCTCCCACCTGATGGAGCAGGCCGCCGACCTGAGCACGCCGCTGACGCGGGAGCTCTCACGGCTGGGCCGCGTCATCACGGCGGGCATCGTCCTCATGTCCGGGGTGCTGCTGGGGGTGGGGATGCTGCGCGGGTATCCGTTCAGCGACGCCGTGCTGGTGGCCATCACCCTGGCGGTGGCCGCGATTCCGGAGGGCCTGCCCGCCATCGTCACCATCGCCCTGGCCATTGGCGTGCAGCGCATGGCGGCCCGGCGCGCCGTCATCCGGAAGCTGCCCGCGGTGGAGACGCTGGGCAGCACCACCGTCATCTGCACGGACAAGACGGGCACCCTCACGCGCAATGAGATGACCGTGCAGGCGCTGTGGACCTGGAAGGGGCACTACGCGCTCACCGGCGTGGGCCACACTCCCCGAGGGCAGGTCCTGCGCCACGGGCGCCCGCTGTCGCCGGTGCCGGAGGACGTGTACGCCCTGCTGCTCGCGGGCGTGCTCTGCAACGAAGCCGACCTCCAGCCCCGGGAGGGGCGCTGGGGGATGACCGGCGACCCCACGGAGGGCGCGCTGCTGTTCGCCGCGAAGAAGGGAGGGCTGGGCGTGACGGACCTGCGCGAGCGCCATCCCCGCCTGGACGCCATCCCCTTCGAGTCCGAACACCAGTTCATGGCCACGCTGAACGCGGGCGGCCCGGAGCACCGCGAGCTGTTCCTCAAGGGCGCCCCGGAGGCCGTGCTCCGCCGCTGCGGTCCCCAGACGGACCGGGACGCCGTGCTGGAGCAGGTCGACCGCATGGCCCGGCAGGGGCTGCGCGTGCTCGCGTTCGCGCGCAAGGACGCGCCCCACAGCGAGGCCCTGGCGCCGCACGACGCGGAGGAGGGCTTCACGCTGCTGGGGCTCCAGGGGATGATCGACCCGCCCCGCGAGGAGGCCGTGGCGTCCGTGGAGGCCTGCCACGCCGCCGGCATCCACGTGAAGATGATGACCGGCGACCACCTGGGCACGGCGGAGGCCATCGGGCTCCAGCTGGGCATCCACTCGCCGGAGCACCCGGGGCTCACGGGCGCGCGCCTGGCCGCCCTGAGCGACGCGGAGCTGGGCCGGGCGGTGCGGGACACGAACGTGTTCGCGCGCCTGGCCCCCGAACACAAGCTGCGGCTGGTGCGCGCGCTCCAGGCCCAGGGAGACGTGGTGGCGATGACGGGCGACGGCGTCAACGACGCGCCCGCGCTCAAGCAGGCCAACATCGGCGTGGCCATGGGCATCACCGGCACGGCGGTGTCCCGCGAGGCGGCGGACCTGGTGCTGACGGACGACAACTTCGCGACCATCGTCGCCGCCGTGGAGGAGGGCCGCCGCGTCTACGACAACCTGGTCAAGTCGCTGGCCTTCGTGCTGCCCACCAACCTGGGGCTCGCCCTCATCCTCATGCTGGGCGTGACCTTCTTCCCCCTCCAGGGAGCGGGCGGCGTGCACGAGCCGCTGCTGGCGATGCGCCCCACGCAGCTGCTGTGGATCAACCTGGTGGCCACCGTCACCCTGGCGCTGCCGCTGGCCTTCGAGGCCCGCGAGCGCCACGTCATGCGCCGCCCGCCGCGCGCGCCCGACACGCCGGTGCTCAGCCACTTCGTGGTGATGCGCACCGGCCTCGTCGCGCTGTTGATGGCGGCGGGCGCCATCGGCCTGTTCCTCTGGGAGCTCCAGCGCCAGGGGGGACGCGCCGCCGCCGCCAACGCGCTCGCGCTGGCCGAGGCCCGCACGATGGCGGTCAACACCGTCGTCAGCTTCCAGATCTTCTACCTGTGGCTGTGCCGCACGCTGACCGGCTCCACCCGGGAGGTGGGCTTCTCCAGCAACCGCGCCGTCTTCGTGGGCATCGCGCTGCTGGTGCTGTTGCAGGCGGCCTTCATGTACGTGCCCTTCCTCCAGCGCATCTTCGGCTCCGCGCCGTTGTCGTGGGGGGCCATCGGCCGGTCGGTGCTGGTGGGCGCCGCGGTCCTGCCCATCGTGGGGCTGGAGAAGTGGCTGCGCTCGCGGCGCCGCCCGGCACCCACCCCGCGTTCGAGCCGGAGCACCGCGTGAGCAGGGCGCCGCTCGCGTGCCTTTGGCCCCTGCTCCCGCCCAGCGCGTGTCAGGCGAGGTCGGTGGCGGGGGTGACCGGCCCCGCTGGGAGCGTGAAGCCGAACGTGCTCCCTCCGCCGGCGCGGCTCTCCGCGTGGACCTGTCCGCCGTGGGCCTCCACCAGCCCCTTCACGATGGCGAGCCCCAGACCCGCGCCCTCCCTCCGCTTCACTCCGGCCTGCCAGAAGCGCTCGAAGAGGTGCGGCAGGTCCGCCGCCGCGATGCCGGGGCCCGTGTCGCTCACCAGGAAGCGGACCTGTCCCGCCTCCGGCTGGACGCGCAGGGTGATGCGCCCACCCTCGGGCGTGAACTTGAGCGCGTTGCCCATCAGGTTGGAGAGGATCTGCAGCACCCGCTCACGGTCCGCGAGCACGGGGGGCAGGCCCCGCGGAACACGGGCCACCAGCTGAAGGGACTTCGCCTCCATCAGCGCGCGGTGCTGCTCCACCGCTTCCTGGATGAGCGGCGCCACCTCCAGCGGCTCGCGGTCCACCGTCAGGTTGCCCCCCTCCATCCGCGCCACGTCCAGCAGGTCCTGGATGAGCCGGTTCGCGCGATGGACCGACTTCTCGATGGACTCCAGGGACTTGTGACCGCCAGGGGCGGGCAGGGCCCTGGCGAGCATCCCGGTGCTCAGCGAGATGACGTTGAGGGGCGCGCGCAGGTCGTGGGCCACGATGCGCAGGACCTCGTCGCGCACGCGGGTGGCCTGTTCGGACCGCTGATGCAGGTAGGCATTCTCCAGCGCGAGCGAGCCCCTGCGCGCCAGCTCCTCCGCCAGGGCGAGGTCGCGCGCCCCGTAGCGGCGCCCGGACTCGGAGGTGGCGAGGATGAGGGCCCCCAGGTTCTGCCCCCGGAACCGCAGGGCCACGATGAGCGCGGACGCCGGCGCGAGCCCGCGCAGGAACTCCAGGTGCGCGGCATCCTCCGCGGTCCGCTGGAGCACCTCCCACGAGACCTCCGGCAACAGCACCGGCTGTCCGCTGCGCAGCACGGAGGCGATGAGCCCCCCCTGGCGGAAGGGCGCATGCGGGTACTGCT
It includes:
- a CDS encoding cation-translocating P-type ATPase codes for the protein MRETPRSRKQAGLRAPGDRSVSWHALPPEAVLAQLTSTASGLTEAAARERLARHGPNVLERERPESAWRLLWRQVNSPLIWVLIASAGLAILLGKVTDGLVVAAVVVLNTVIGFVQEYRAGRAIAALNHMVPESTLVLRDGHPVTRPAAELVPGDVVQLASGDRVPADLRLLHSRNLQVEEAALTGESVPSSKHVAAVAGDAELGDRASLAFGGTLVTSGTTTAVVVATGRDTELGRISHLMEQAADLSTPLTRELSRLGRVITAGIVLMSGVLLGVGMLRGYPFSDAVLVAITLAVAAIPEGLPAIVTIALAIGVQRMAARRAVIRKLPAVETLGSTTVICTDKTGTLTRNEMTVQALWTWKGHYALTGVGHTPRGQVLRHGRPLSPVPEDVYALLLAGVLCNEADLQPREGRWGMTGDPTEGALLFAAKKGGLGVTDLRERHPRLDAIPFESEHQFMATLNAGGPEHRELFLKGAPEAVLRRCGPQTDRDAVLEQVDRMARQGLRVLAFARKDAPHSEALAPHDAEEGFTLLGLQGMIDPPREEAVASVEACHAAGIHVKMMTGDHLGTAEAIGLQLGIHSPEHPGLTGARLAALSDAELGRAVRDTNVFARLAPEHKLRLVRALQAQGDVVAMTGDGVNDAPALKQANIGVAMGITGTAVSREAADLVLTDDNFATIVAAVEEGRRVYDNLVKSLAFVLPTNLGLALILMLGVTFFPLQGAGGVHEPLLAMRPTQLLWINLVATVTLALPLAFEARERHVMRRPPRAPDTPVLSHFVVMRTGLVALLMAAGAIGLFLWELQRQGGRAAAANALALAEARTMAVNTVVSFQIFYLWLCRTLTGSTREVGFSSNRAVFVGIALLVLLQAAFMYVPFLQRIFGSAPLSWGAIGRSVLVGAAVLPIVGLEKWLRSRRRPAPTPRSSRSTA
- the ahcY gene encoding adenosylhomocysteinase translates to MTAVTQKQNHDYAIADLKLASWGRKEIRIAESEMPALMAIRDEYAKQQPLKGARVTGSLHMTIQTAVLVETLQALGAQVRWASCNIFSTQDHAAAALVEAGTPVFAHKGESLKEYWDFTHRIFEFGPAGSDHEGPNMILDDGGDATLLMHLGKRAEKDLSVIANPQSEEERELYASIKAKLAEDATWYSRKSAKILGVTEETTTGVHRLQEMSVKGTLLFRAINVNDSVTKSKFDNLYGCRESLVDGIKRATDVMVAGKIAVVAGYGDVGKGSAQALRALSAQVWVTEIDPICALQAAMEGYRVVTMDYAADKADIFVTATGNKSVITHEHMAKMKDQAIVCNIGHFDNEIEVASLEKYQWEEIKPQVDHVIFPDNKRIILLAKGRLVNLGCGTGHPSYVMSSSFANQTIAQIELYSHSDKYQVGKVYVLPKHLDEKVARLQLKKLNAQLTELTPEQASYIGVQKSGPYKQDTYRY
- the sthA gene encoding Si-specific NAD(P)(+) transhydrogenase → MSARRFDVVVLGSGPGGEGASMKAVKSGRRVCSVEQSPLVGGACTHTATIPSKALRHAIQRLMDVQQDHPELRADLARHTTLKDMMRAATTVVSKQVQLRSTFYERNRVELVVGRARFRDAHTVEVTEPRGSVELLSADAFVVATGSRPYHPASVDFRHPRIFDSDTILRLRESPLSMIIYGAGVIGCEYASMFRMLGVKVDLVNTRDRLLSFLDDEISDALSYHLREQGVLIRHQEEMTQVEAHDDSVVLHLKSGKRLKADVFLWANGRSGNSQDLGLEALGIAVDSRGCIQVNDGYQTSVPHIYAVGDVVGAPSLASASYDQGRFAATHIVEGRLEHKLVKDIPTGIYTSPEISSLGRTERELTLAGVPYEVGHAFFKSLARAQITGRTVGMLKLLFHRETREILGIHCFGDNASEIIHIGQAIMAQDWPGNSIDYFINTTFNYPTMAEAYRVAALNGLNRLF
- a CDS encoding PPC domain-containing protein — protein: MKRLAWKAFAAAWLTWALAGCGEELESSADLAVEAPVEGAAEAAPVTEKGPPPEERLQALAAGCTGLIPLTSNVAVTNISANTGEWSCTYTLSVNSAASTLSFVTTSGSGDADLYVRYGAEPTTGTYDCKSDKSSNAESCAITNAQVGTYYVKLYGYAAFTGLSLTATYTPSGSSGCTSTTTLTNGVPASGLGTAAASWSCIYLLYVPTGATRVDFVTSGGTGDGDLYVRRGSSPNETTYDCKSSGSTNSETCTLNVTESGVYYARMYGYGAFSGASLTGTYTLSGGYPGCTTTSPLTNNSPTSGVSAPPGTFSCDYTLNVPAGATRLTVDTYGGSGGTAHLYVKRGSAPTMTSYDCAGTLGGTHNSQSCTLNAPAAGTWHVKLYNAAPSLTLSGAFLRATYVSSGGGTGVLVNNQTVSGLSGLKDSYRYWTLTVPAGQTALDVTTLGGTGDADLYIRRDAAPEDFVYDCRSMAAGNTESCHLGYPAAGVYHVMLKGYTDYSGVQLKASYAP
- a CDS encoding ferritin family protein — translated: MAPELFEIDLTDGPALTLHERASGNVAERYPWASLEPSRYPPLLVERARHSWTLRALNEFGSATVMGQLVQVMGEARVPLDLWSLAARFPAEEVHHVELCARMAMALGGGARLAYDPASFAVAFDPSLTFLQRASELLVRVCCVGETLSFALLSGCLRATSHPLTRAVLTTLVQEEALHGRLGFLYLEWIAPELGAAEKERLGRVAREALDAQAPLWERLRSTTKDGVTREGFLLEHVTDLGWMESQDYIAVSRETAETQVRAPLLRHGIRVP
- a CDS encoding DUF1036 domain-containing protein, encoding MSIQKFAAALALALGLGTAGPAHAWMQYCNGTSVTIYTTYEWYSPSCASEDGSLWQKKGWWSLNPGECKIVYGSSLPNRYSYYYAEGGGKVWAGAYSTCTPSTAFEWCDNTCSTASRSLGYRQLDTGSSSNYTLTFNP